A genomic stretch from Aerococcaceae bacterium zg-1292 includes:
- a CDS encoding glycoside hydrolase family 3 protein, translating to MINLAKKPYNLSEKEINIIQKKLANMSQQEKIGQLFFGIAPDENKVHLEDYINKYQPGGLMFRPGPAEQIKRQVLTMQSASTIPLFFAANLESGGNGIISEGTWIGNPLQIAATNNTDNAFHLGNVAGFEAAQVGCNMAFSPIVDIDYNFKNPITNTRTFGSDTQRVLSMSKAQITGFNKNHIIPTIKHFPGDGVDERDQHLLSSINSLSADDWMNSYGNIYQSLIDDGVPCVMIGHIYQPAMEKLIDPQMILAEHLPASASEKLINQVLRAKLGFNGLAITDATAMVGYNVIMSRKELLPTTINAGIDMILFNKNIDEDYAIITDAVNTGIISSTRLDEAVTRILATKLAQGLMDANGEFINTTPEIIELQSDKHLAIAQDIAKQSVTLVKDRDKLLPISPKKTPRVRLVILGDSDEGGFKEGGKVTDHFTDGLEQLGFEVSMFQMDFHEIFEEGPTDLQAKFDLAIYVANVETASNQTTTRLNWIQLMAANSPWFSQSIPTLFISTANPYHLFDVPYISTYINAYSGNIPSIQAILRKITGQEPFEGINPVDPFCGDFVAKL from the coding sequence ATGATAAATTTAGCTAAAAAACCTTACAACCTTTCTGAAAAGGAAATTAACATTATCCAAAAAAAATTAGCCAACATGTCTCAACAGGAAAAAATCGGACAATTATTTTTTGGTATCGCCCCAGACGAAAATAAGGTTCATCTTGAAGACTATATTAACAAATATCAACCAGGTGGCTTGATGTTCCGTCCTGGGCCAGCTGAACAGATTAAGCGCCAAGTATTAACAATGCAATCAGCTAGTACCATTCCATTATTTTTTGCAGCAAATCTAGAATCTGGAGGTAATGGAATCATTTCTGAAGGCACTTGGATTGGAAACCCTTTACAGATAGCTGCTACTAATAACACTGACAATGCTTTTCACCTCGGCAATGTGGCTGGTTTTGAAGCAGCACAAGTAGGATGTAATATGGCATTTTCACCCATTGTCGATATTGACTATAACTTTAAAAATCCGATTACAAATACACGTACCTTTGGTTCAGATACTCAACGTGTCCTATCAATGTCAAAAGCACAAATTACAGGTTTCAATAAGAATCACATTATCCCTACTATCAAACATTTCCCAGGTGACGGTGTTGATGAACGTGACCAACATCTATTATCAAGTATCAATTCCTTATCTGCGGATGATTGGATGAATAGTTATGGTAATATCTATCAAAGTCTAATCGATGACGGTGTACCTTGTGTGATGATTGGTCATATTTACCAACCAGCAATGGAAAAATTGATTGACCCACAAATGATATTAGCAGAACACTTACCTGCTTCAGCTTCAGAAAAACTAATTAATCAAGTTTTACGTGCTAAGTTAGGATTTAATGGTTTAGCCATAACTGACGCTACTGCCATGGTTGGCTATAATGTCATTATGTCACGTAAAGAATTATTACCCACAACAATTAATGCCGGAATTGATATGATTCTCTTTAACAAAAATATCGATGAAGACTATGCGATTATTACTGATGCTGTTAATACTGGGATTATCTCAAGTACAAGATTAGACGAAGCAGTAACGCGCATTTTAGCAACCAAACTCGCGCAAGGGCTCATGGATGCAAACGGCGAATTCATTAATACAACCCCTGAAATAATCGAGCTCCAATCAGACAAGCATCTTGCTATCGCTCAAGATATTGCTAAACAGTCCGTTACACTCGTTAAAGATCGGGATAAATTATTGCCTATTTCACCAAAAAAAACACCACGTGTTCGTTTAGTAATATTAGGAGATAGCGATGAAGGCGGATTTAAAGAAGGGGGTAAAGTAACCGACCACTTTACAGATGGTTTAGAGCAATTAGGATTTGAGGTGTCAATGTTTCAGATGGATTTTCACGAAATATTCGAAGAGGGGCCAACTGACTTACAAGCAAAATTTGACTTAGCCATTTACGTTGCCAATGTTGAAACAGCTAGTAACCAAACAACGACGCGTCTCAATTGGATACAATTAATGGCTGCCAATAGTCCTTGGTTTAGCCAAAGTATTCCTACACTATTTATTTCAACTGCCAATCCATACCATCTATTTGACGTGCCATATATTTCCACATACATCAATGCCTATAGTGGGAATATCCCAAGTATTCAAGCTATCTTACGAAAAATAACTGGCCAAGAACCATTCGAAGGAATCAACCCTGTTGATCCTTTCTGTGGAGATTTTGTCGCAAAGCTTTAA
- the pgmB gene encoding beta-phosphoglucomutase, with product MKGVLFDLDGIIADTSVYHFKAWKQLIAKHFHRELPDELEEQTKGVSREDSLRVILTHLDISINEAAFAALCAEKNTAYIESLSELNQNNILPGIYPFLNELKNAQIKIALASASKNGPIILEKLGLIHHFDAIADPSRVNAGKPAPDIFLAAASALNLDPTECIGIEDSIAGVTAINTSGALSVAVGGQELNHADYRVQQTSDLTYDLLLSIWKHLRQK from the coding sequence ATGAAAGGCGTATTATTCGACTTAGATGGAATTATTGCCGATACCTCAGTGTATCACTTTAAAGCATGGAAACAATTAATCGCAAAACATTTTCATCGGGAGTTGCCCGATGAATTAGAAGAACAAACAAAAGGTGTCAGCCGCGAAGATTCGCTGCGGGTAATTTTGACTCACTTGGATATATCAATTAATGAGGCAGCATTTGCGGCTCTTTGCGCTGAAAAAAACACAGCCTATATCGAAAGTCTATCTGAATTAAATCAAAACAATATCTTACCCGGCATTTATCCTTTTCTTAATGAACTGAAAAATGCACAAATCAAAATTGCGCTTGCTTCAGCTAGCAAAAATGGTCCGATTATTTTAGAAAAATTAGGATTAATCCATCATTTTGACGCCATAGCTGACCCTAGTCGCGTAAATGCAGGTAAACCTGCACCTGATATTTTCTTAGCCGCTGCCTCTGCATTAAATCTTGACCCGACTGAATGCATCGGTATTGAAGATTCAATCGCAGGTGTAACTGCAATTAATACATCTGGTGCATTATCTGTAGCTGTAGGTGGGCAAGAACTGAATCACGCTGACTACCGTGTACAACAAACTTCTGATTTAACTTATGACCTACTACTGAGCATTTGGAAGCATTTGCGGCAAAAATAA
- a CDS encoding family 43 glycosylhydrolase — translation MSVTHYTNPILRGMYPDPSIVKVDQTYYMVNSTFEYFPGISLSKSTDLLNWTKLPSIIQEKSQANLDEAQSNEGIFAVCIRYINDTFYVITTNFAEFKNFIIAGKLSPDGQSINWNTTRTELDIMGIDPDLYVEDNRTYVQFTGYIDDKGTKAIQQVEIELESGNILRGPEVISFGTGGRDVEGPHILKQKGYYYLLAAEGGTGIGHMITIFRSKSLWGPYESAPTNPIFTNRDRANQPLQNIGHADLFQDCHQNWWLTCLGTRPATVGFVNFTNIGRETLLYPVNWTDDWPVIYNGIPEEIVSLENFSKHAKVLGEQKIEPFIDNFESEQLNPEWVTLRKGLNKRLTLSKNQLTLLGSPFSLSDIATPSFLAVRQTEHQEVFHIEISDDSNYQNGSIGIACMINNTHHAAILVSQNATGHYDVFKTVTVLDLKVNEKIGTLEQKPTNFSLTNTADAKIFKVSNHNEAVEYSIHAMHFSNEAIAALNTGDMQGIYVLGEAKAIVTKAMRETIKE, via the coding sequence ATGTCAGTCACACACTATACCAATCCAATTTTACGCGGAATGTATCCCGATCCAAGCATTGTAAAAGTTGACCAAACATACTACATGGTCAATTCAACATTCGAATATTTCCCAGGAATCTCTTTATCTAAATCAACTGATTTACTAAACTGGACAAAATTACCAAGCATCATTCAAGAAAAAAGCCAAGCAAATTTAGATGAAGCTCAATCGAATGAGGGAATCTTTGCAGTATGTATACGATATATCAATGACACATTTTACGTTATTACCACGAACTTCGCAGAATTTAAAAACTTTATTATCGCTGGTAAATTATCACCTGACGGTCAATCAATTAATTGGAATACTACACGTACGGAATTAGATATTATGGGAATTGACCCGGACTTGTATGTTGAAGATAACCGTACCTATGTACAATTTACCGGCTATATCGATGACAAAGGTACTAAAGCTATTCAACAGGTTGAAATCGAATTAGAGTCTGGCAATATCTTACGTGGTCCTGAGGTAATCAGTTTTGGAACAGGCGGTCGTGATGTTGAAGGTCCTCATATTTTGAAACAAAAAGGCTACTATTATTTATTGGCAGCCGAAGGCGGAACAGGTATCGGTCATATGATTACGATTTTCAGAAGTAAATCATTATGGGGTCCTTATGAGAGTGCCCCAACCAATCCTATTTTTACTAATCGAGACCGCGCAAATCAACCTTTGCAAAATATTGGGCACGCTGACTTATTCCAAGATTGTCATCAAAACTGGTGGCTAACTTGTTTAGGAACTCGCCCTGCTACTGTCGGGTTTGTAAACTTTACAAATATTGGCCGTGAAACCTTACTCTACCCGGTTAATTGGACCGATGATTGGCCTGTAATTTATAATGGTATCCCTGAAGAAATTGTTTCGCTAGAAAATTTTAGCAAGCATGCAAAAGTATTAGGTGAGCAAAAAATAGAACCATTTATCGATAACTTTGAAAGTGAACAGTTAAATCCTGAATGGGTAACTTTAAGAAAAGGGTTAAATAAACGCCTTACATTGAGTAAAAATCAACTAACTTTATTAGGTAGTCCATTTAGTCTATCAGATATTGCAACACCAAGTTTCTTGGCCGTTCGACAAACGGAACATCAAGAAGTCTTCCACATCGAGATTTCTGATGACAGTAATTATCAAAATGGTTCAATCGGTATTGCCTGTATGATTAATAATACTCATCATGCTGCTATTCTCGTATCTCAAAACGCCACTGGCCATTATGATGTATTTAAAACAGTCACTGTTTTAGATTTAAAAGTCAATGAAAAAATTGGGACACTTGAACAGAAGCCGACTAATTTTAGCTTAACTAATACCGCTGACGCTAAAATATTCAAAGTAAGTAATCACAACGAAGCGGTTGAATACTCAATCCATGCAATGCATTTTTCGAACGAAGCAATTGCAGCTTTAAATACTGGTGATATGCAAGGTATTTATGTACTAGGTGAAGCTAAGGCTATTGTTACGAAAGCAATGAGAGAAACGATAAAAGAGTAA
- a CDS encoding helix-turn-helix domain-containing protein, whose product MYEAVFNLLNDKKSPKDWDVLKERWNPQPFIYHNGEPVYQFFETFDDSLDMSLQPISLSVNPIESFVPYHTHNYVEIIIPIKGTVRILTASEELQINENDIFIVGPNTVHQNLPITKDDLILNIAIKQTAFSQSDLSFLRRSGGSDALSDMLFFQHHSDSQVKEIYTIFSSKDEDGLTHTLANMVFEYYRASDLYSSRIIRYELLVFITKLMRLNPRKSKELKNSKNTETILFSILMYIEKNYADLTLEALGAAFGFNANYLSTYLKQNTGHSFIKLVHMQRVKVACEYLTYTQSPIEQIALKVGYENPSYFYKIFKKILGVSPAGYRDQNKKERY is encoded by the coding sequence ATGTATGAAGCGGTATTCAATTTACTGAACGATAAAAAAAGTCCAAAAGATTGGGATGTGTTAAAAGAGCGATGGAATCCACAACCATTTATTTATCATAATGGAGAGCCAGTTTATCAGTTTTTTGAAACATTTGATGATTCTTTAGATATGAGTCTACAACCGATTTCGCTATCTGTTAATCCTATTGAGTCCTTTGTGCCTTATCATACGCATAATTACGTAGAAATAATAATTCCAATCAAGGGAACAGTTAGAATTTTGACTGCTTCTGAAGAACTACAAATTAATGAAAATGATATTTTTATCGTGGGGCCGAATACAGTTCATCAAAACTTACCGATTACGAAAGATGACTTAATTTTAAATATTGCTATTAAGCAAACAGCCTTCTCGCAATCTGATTTGTCATTTTTACGACGTAGCGGTGGTTCAGATGCGCTATCAGACATGCTGTTTTTCCAACATCACTCAGATTCTCAGGTAAAAGAAATCTATACCATCTTTAGTTCAAAAGATGAAGATGGTTTAACACACACACTGGCAAATATGGTATTTGAATATTATCGTGCCTCAGATTTGTATTCTAGTCGGATTATTCGTTATGAATTATTAGTGTTTATTACAAAATTAATGCGGTTAAATCCAAGGAAAAGTAAGGAATTAAAAAATTCTAAAAATACAGAGACTATTTTGTTTTCTATTTTGATGTACATTGAAAAAAATTATGCAGATTTAACTTTAGAAGCGCTAGGAGCAGCATTTGGTTTTAATGCCAATTATCTGTCGACCTATCTAAAACAAAATACAGGGCACTCCTTTATTAAACTCGTCCATATGCAACGCGTTAAAGTGGCATGTGAGTATTTAACCTATACACAATCGCCGATTGAACAAATTGCGTTAAAAGTAGGGTATGAGAATCCATCATATTTCTATAAAATTTTCAAAAAAATACTCGGTGTTTCGCCAGCCGGATATCGTGACCAAAATAAAAAAGAACGTTATTAA
- a CDS encoding family 43 glycosylhydrolase, with protein sequence MYYHNGEFYFVTTFGGKGINKGIYMMKSAKPTGPFELISGRLTPADWAAIDGTLYFEDEKIYLIFSHSFETSSDGDMCIVELSEDLTQAIAQPQKLFSAAEAVWAQPIPFAKTEFGLDGDVYFTDGPSLFKDEDGELYMLWSSWGTKGYAVGLAVSESKRILGPWKQIPEPIFNENGGHAMIFEDLRGQKRFAYHSPNDMFAERLQFADLVKENGTYVLKNRTDIH encoded by the coding sequence GTGTATTATCATAACGGGGAATTTTATTTTGTTACGACCTTTGGAGGTAAAGGGATTAATAAAGGTATTTACATGATGAAGTCAGCGAAACCGACTGGACCATTTGAATTAATTAGTGGACGGTTGACTCCAGCAGACTGGGCAGCTATTGATGGAACGTTGTATTTTGAAGACGAGAAGATTTATTTAATTTTCTCGCATTCATTTGAGACGTCTTCAGACGGAGATATGTGTATAGTTGAATTGTCGGAAGATTTAACGCAGGCAATTGCGCAACCTCAAAAATTGTTTTCAGCAGCAGAAGCGGTTTGGGCACAGCCGATTCCTTTTGCTAAAACAGAGTTCGGATTAGACGGCGATGTTTATTTCACCGACGGTCCGTCTCTTTTTAAAGATGAAGACGGTGAACTTTATATGTTATGGTCTAGCTGGGGAACGAAAGGATATGCGGTTGGATTGGCAGTATCAGAATCGAAGAGAATATTAGGTCCATGGAAGCAAATTCCAGAACCAATTTTTAATGAGAACGGTGGACATGCGATGATTTTTGAGGATTTAAGAGGGCAAAAGCGTTTCGCTTATCATTCACCTAATGATATGTTTGCTGAACGATTACAGTTTGCTGATTTAGTAAAAGAGAATGGTACCTATGTTTTAAAAAATCGAACAGATATTCATTGA
- a CDS encoding family 78 glycoside hydrolase catalytic domain, whose translation MKISSIKINHLFEPIGFDLDTIRVDFKIEADQFIDVQKQLIIKDANGIVYQTEPMPFDNNYFIADFTLTPRTRYSVNVNLLLTDGSRIHKETFFETGKMDEPFSAQWIANENKAIQNTLFKKEITIEKPILAARLYMTALGVYETYINEQKVGNEYLAPGQTAYDQWIQVQTYDITNHLTQGRNELLISTADGWYKGAYGFIEGQDCIYGDQHRALAEYHIQYEDGSTEIIKTDDSWLTTSGKVTKSAIYYGEDFDDTIVISNWEPVQILDASYEQLTDRLSLPLIEKETLAVKEVIHSPKGETILDFGQNHAGIFAFYNREPKGTKITFQVSEILQAGNFYRENLRSARAAFEYISDGVEKWVAPRFTYYGYRYIKVEGLTQKVNPDDFRATVIYSDMENTGRIQTQNKKVNRLFNNVIWGQKSNFFDVPTDCPQRDERLGWTGDANVFSTTALFNMDAFAFYRKYLNDITIEQKLNQGRAPMYAPSFGNPDGGGAIWGDAITFIPWNTYLATGDNSLLIEYYDSMKQWVDWITNNTKTKNLWTGCFQFGDWLALDGENPALPTGKTDEDFIASIYYHYSAHIVAETANMLDLTTDANNYASLSDNIKTAIQNEYISKNGRLTIDTQTAYALALQFELLPKEQNTRVVNDMMTRLHKDDDHLKTGFVGTPYLNKMLSKFGQHKLATKIFLHEDYPSWLYAVNLGATTVWERWNSVEPDGSMNPEGMNSLNHYSIGAIMDWAYQYVLGIRNPQNGYQTFDIAPEFDYRLNQVSGYFDSPYGKINIAYQIETNQDHLIKLSIDIPFGSTANIKLPRSQGTDIYINQQVNTAERLLLDAGHYDIEYIPQENYIEHYSRDTSVAEIFKDSELVEQIDAIDPVLNFFKKDTEALNGGLGKMSLTKVNSILPFINISDDHLEQINALLERTPILAQRK comes from the coding sequence ATGAAAATTTCAAGTATTAAGATTAACCATCTATTCGAGCCCATTGGCTTTGACTTGGACACTATTCGTGTTGATTTCAAAATAGAGGCTGATCAATTTATAGATGTACAAAAGCAATTAATTATTAAAGATGCTAACGGTATTGTGTATCAAACCGAACCTATGCCTTTTGACAACAATTATTTTATTGCTGATTTCACTCTAACACCACGTACACGATATAGTGTGAACGTCAATTTATTGCTAACAGATGGCTCACGCATTCATAAAGAAACGTTCTTTGAAACCGGAAAAATGGACGAACCATTTAGCGCGCAATGGATTGCTAATGAAAATAAAGCGATTCAAAATACTTTATTTAAAAAAGAAATTACCATCGAAAAACCTATTCTAGCCGCTCGTCTATATATGACTGCTTTGGGAGTGTACGAGACATATATCAATGAACAAAAGGTCGGCAATGAATACTTAGCTCCAGGGCAAACTGCCTACGACCAATGGATTCAAGTGCAAACCTATGATATTACAAATCATTTAACACAAGGTCGTAATGAATTACTAATTTCGACCGCAGATGGCTGGTATAAAGGTGCTTATGGTTTTATTGAAGGTCAAGACTGCATCTATGGTGACCAGCATCGTGCCCTAGCCGAGTATCATATTCAATATGAAGACGGTAGTACAGAAATCATCAAAACTGATGACAGTTGGCTGACAACTTCCGGTAAGGTAACAAAATCCGCTATCTACTATGGTGAAGACTTCGATGACACCATTGTCATTTCCAATTGGGAGCCGGTACAAATACTTGACGCATCATATGAGCAATTAACTGACCGTCTTAGTCTCCCATTAATTGAAAAAGAAACATTAGCAGTAAAAGAAGTCATCCATTCACCCAAAGGCGAAACAATTTTAGACTTTGGACAAAACCATGCAGGAATCTTTGCTTTTTACAATCGTGAACCTAAAGGAACGAAAATTACCTTTCAAGTCTCAGAAATCTTACAAGCAGGCAACTTCTATCGAGAAAACTTACGCTCGGCTCGTGCCGCTTTTGAATATATCTCAGATGGTGTTGAAAAATGGGTTGCCCCTCGATTTACTTACTATGGCTACCGTTATATTAAAGTAGAAGGTTTGACTCAAAAAGTGAATCCAGATGATTTTAGAGCGACAGTCATTTATTCCGATATGGAAAACACAGGACGAATCCAGACACAAAATAAAAAAGTGAATCGCTTATTTAACAATGTCATTTGGGGACAAAAGAGTAATTTCTTCGATGTCCCAACAGACTGTCCTCAACGTGATGAACGCCTTGGTTGGACAGGCGATGCGAATGTCTTTTCAACCACTGCTTTATTCAATATGGATGCCTTTGCATTTTATCGTAAATATTTAAACGATATTACAATTGAGCAAAAACTTAATCAAGGTCGTGCACCGATGTATGCTCCTTCCTTTGGAAACCCAGACGGTGGAGGTGCGATTTGGGGCGATGCGATTACATTTATCCCATGGAATACCTACCTAGCAACAGGTGATAACAGTCTATTAATCGAATATTACGACTCAATGAAGCAATGGGTTGATTGGATTACTAATAATACCAAGACAAAAAACTTATGGACTGGCTGTTTCCAATTTGGTGACTGGTTAGCTTTAGACGGTGAAAACCCAGCCTTGCCAACTGGTAAAACAGATGAAGATTTTATCGCATCTATTTACTATCATTATTCAGCACATATTGTTGCCGAAACCGCTAACATGTTAGATTTAACAACTGACGCTAACAATTACGCTTCATTATCAGACAATATTAAAACTGCCATTCAAAATGAATACATTTCAAAAAATGGACGTTTAACCATTGATACACAAACAGCTTATGCTTTAGCTTTACAATTTGAATTATTGCCTAAAGAACAGAATACACGGGTAGTAAATGATATGATGACGCGGTTACACAAAGATGATGACCATCTCAAGACTGGCTTTGTCGGTACACCATATTTGAACAAAATGTTGTCAAAATTTGGCCAACACAAATTAGCTACCAAAATCTTCTTACACGAAGATTATCCTTCATGGTTATACGCTGTCAATTTAGGTGCAACGACAGTATGGGAACGCTGGAATTCCGTTGAACCAGACGGCAGTATGAATCCAGAAGGTATGAATTCATTAAACCACTATTCTATCGGTGCAATTATGGACTGGGCTTATCAGTATGTTTTAGGTATCCGCAACCCACAAAATGGTTATCAAACATTCGATATCGCACCTGAATTTGATTATCGACTAAACCAAGTATCCGGATATTTCGATTCACCTTATGGCAAAATCAATATCGCCTATCAAATCGAAACGAATCAAGATCACTTAATCAAGTTATCGATTGATATACCATTCGGTAGTACAGCAAATATAAAATTACCTCGTTCACAAGGTACGGATATCTATATTAATCAGCAAGTAAATACTGCTGAGCGCCTACTATTAGATGCAGGACACTATGACATCGAGTATATCCCACAAGAAAACTATATCGAGCATTATTCTCGTGACACATCCGTTGCTGAAATTTTTAAAGATAGTGAGCTAGTGGAACAAATCGATGCTATTGACCCCGTTTTGAATTTCTTTAAAAAAGATACAGAAGCATTAAACGGTGGATTAGGAAAAATGTCTCTAACCAAAGTCAACTCAATCTTACCATTTATCAATATTTCCGATGACCATTTGGAGCAAATTAACGCATTACTTGAACGCACACCTATTTTAGCTCAAAGAAAATAA
- a CDS encoding MFS transporter gives MKSNQPQEKMDWKFAWSHATSVSGAAMMIAATIASFFGIYMTDNIGLSAGAAASIMFIATLWDAINDPVMGVLADRTKSRWGRYRPYFIPAPLLLTFFATMIWIIPDFSTTGKYWWVLAMYIGYGMTVTMFTMPQMAILPAHVKEDRHRNLIISMGAACTAVAFTIGSSFGLDIKKFFETQFGFSNGYVPYMIILGALACISFWGLFATSKEKYIEPLPERPLTDDLKRILKHKELSPFLLVWVLASLGYGLGFASSVYYVMYYWARPDLIGLYMAATGPAGILSMAVVMPLALKYLKTAQKALAFSVVASGIFFVALFFFGKTNFTLLIVLSFLASMFATMQNALVNVLVNDAIDYIQFTEGISANGIISAIKGFAQKCGNTLTNSGILFVLGLVGYVPNAIGNQNDATMFAINFLRFGAPVVLGLIMLVALRFNPVDKHREDILLMKSMIRDHSNDNQ, from the coding sequence ATGAAAAGCAATCAGCCACAAGAAAAAATGGATTGGAAATTTGCTTGGTCACATGCAACATCAGTCAGCGGAGCTGCGATGATGATTGCGGCAACTATCGCTAGCTTCTTTGGCATTTATATGACTGATAATATCGGATTATCAGCTGGTGCAGCAGCAAGTATTATGTTTATTGCAACTTTATGGGATGCTATTAATGACCCTGTGATGGGGGTTCTTGCAGATCGAACAAAATCACGTTGGGGACGCTATCGTCCATATTTTATTCCAGCACCACTATTATTAACTTTTTTTGCAACCATGATTTGGATTATTCCGGATTTTTCAACTACCGGCAAATATTGGTGGGTATTAGCGATGTATATCGGCTACGGAATGACTGTGACAATGTTTACGATGCCGCAAATGGCAATTTTGCCTGCCCATGTTAAAGAAGATCGTCATCGTAACTTAATTATTTCAATGGGGGCGGCTTGTACAGCGGTTGCTTTTACAATTGGGTCATCCTTTGGTTTGGATATTAAAAAATTCTTTGAAACTCAATTTGGTTTTTCGAATGGATATGTTCCATATATGATTATTTTGGGTGCTTTAGCGTGTATTTCCTTCTGGGGATTATTTGCAACATCTAAAGAAAAATATATTGAACCATTACCTGAACGTCCACTAACAGATGATTTAAAACGTATTTTGAAACATAAAGAATTATCACCATTTCTATTGGTGTGGGTATTAGCGTCTTTAGGGTATGGATTAGGATTCGCATCTTCTGTTTATTATGTGATGTATTATTGGGCACGACCTGATTTAATTGGACTTTATATGGCAGCGACTGGACCTGCTGGTATCTTATCAATGGCCGTTGTAATGCCACTAGCATTGAAATATTTGAAGACTGCGCAAAAAGCTTTAGCTTTTTCTGTTGTCGCATCAGGTATATTCTTTGTTGCGTTATTTTTCTTTGGCAAAACAAATTTCACTTTGTTAATTGTATTAAGTTTCTTGGCTTCGATGTTTGCAACAATGCAAAATGCGTTGGTGAATGTTTTGGTCAATGATGCGATTGACTACATTCAATTTACAGAAGGTATTTCAGCGAATGGTATTATTTCAGCAATTAAAGGTTTTGCACAAAAATGTGGTAATACCTTAACAAACTCTGGAATTTTATTTGTTTTAGGATTAGTAGGTTATGTACCTAACGCTATAGGTAATCAAAATGACGCAACAATGTTTGCGATAAACTTTTTACGCTTTGGTGCGCCAGTTGTTTTAGGGTTAATTATGTTAGTTGCTTTACGTTTTAATCCAGTAGATAAACATCGTGAAGATATTTTGTTAATGAAATCAATGATTCGTGATCACTCAAATGATAATCAGTAA